CCGGGCCGCGAGTGATCATGGACGATGCGCACCGCCTGCCCGGTGGCCGTCACCTCCTGCAGGGGACAGTGCTCGCCCAGGAGCTGGCAAGGCCGGTCCCGGCCATGGCTGATGGCATAGCAGAAGGCCTCGCCCTGGTCCAGGGCCGCAGCCGGGTACAGGCGGCGCGCCGCCTCGTTCATGAACAGCACCCGGAACCGGGGGTCGATGACCAGGACAGGATCGGCCATGGCGGCCAGGGCCTGCCAGCAGTGGTCATGGGTCAGGGGCATGAGTCGTTCTCGCAATAAGACGCAAAAAGGTACCGGAGCTCTTCCATGGCGTCCCGGATGACATAGGGCATCGCCTTGGCGTACATGTCCAGCAGGATGATGGCGTTCACCGAGGAGTCCGTTTCCGTGGCGGCCCGCAGGCGCTTGGCCAAGGCAGCGTTGACCGCCTGGATCTCCTGGTAGAGGGCGGCCAGCCCCGCGAAATCGTGGTCCGGCTCCTGGCCATCCCGGCGCCGGAAATACTGGGCCATGAGATACATGGAGGCCGCCCGGTAGGTCGTCTCCGCCTCGCTGGCCAGGGGCAGGTGGAAGCGGGCCATGGGCCGGAAGAAGGCGGTGCGCGGGCAGCCGGAGACGGCCAAGAGCAGGCCGGCCAGGGAGCCGATCGCCCTTTGGGCCGTCGTCCCCTGGCTGATGCGCCGCTCCGGGGTGATGATCTCGACCTGCACCGGATCGTGGGAGGCGAGCCCACCGAAGCTCCGCACCACCGGCAGCAGGGCCAGGGCCGCCGGACAGGCGGGAAGGGCGTCGCCGGCCAGCGGGCAATTGGGGCACTGGTGGAAGGCCAGGCCGGTCCAGACCGGCCAGGGCGGATCCGGCAGGCTGGAGAGAATCATGGTGTGCGGCTCGATGGCGATGGCCACCCGCACCTCCCGGCCTTCAGGCAGCAGGAACAGATACTGGTAGTCCAGGGACCGGTCCACGACGCCCCTCTTCAGGCCTGCACCGGGAGCCGCACCGTGAAGGTGGTGCCGCTCCCCGGCTCGCTGGCCACCGTGATCTCGCCGCCATGCTGGCGGACGATGTCGTAGGAGATGGCCAACCCCAGGCCGGTGCCCTTCCCGGGCTCTTTGGTGGTAAAGAAGGGCTCGAAGATCCGGGCCTGGATCTCCGGCGCCATGCCGTGTCCGTTGTCGCTGACCGCCACCAGGATCTGATCCCCGTCGTGCCAGGAGCGGATCGTGATCTCGCCCTGCTCGGGAATGGCCTGCACCGCGTTCATGATGAGATTGAGGAAGACCTGGTTGAGCTGGCCGAGATTGCAGCGGGTGAAGGGCAGCGGCCCCAGCTCCTTCTGGACCGTGGCCTTGTACTTGAGCTCGTGCCAGACGATGTTGAGGGTGCTGGCGAGGCCGGCGTTGACATCCGCCAACCGGCTGTCGCCGTCCTCCCTCCGGGCGAACTGCTTCATGTTGAGGACGATGTTCTTGATCCGCTGCGTCCCTTCCAGGGACTCCGCCACCAGGGACTCCAGATCAGCCAGGATGGCATCGATCTTCAGGCGCGCCCGCAGGGCCGGCAGCTCGGCCTGCCGCTCCGGATCGGCACCGGCGGCCAGGAATTCCTGCACCCGGCCAGCATACTTGTGCAGGATCTGGAGGTTGCTCATGACAAAGCTGTTGGGGTTGTTGATCTCATGGGCGATACCGGCCGCCAGCACCCCCACCGCCGCCATCTTCTCGTTCTGGACCAGAAGGGACTGGGATTGCTTGAGGTCGGCGCAGGCCCGGGCCAGCTCCGCATTGGCGGTCTCCAGCCCCTGTTGCGCCTGCTCCCGCTGCGCCAGCTCCTCGCGCCACTGGGCAGTCCGCTCCGCCACCGTCGCCTCCAGCAGCGCCTGCTGCTCGAGGAGCGCCGCCTCCGCCACCTGGCGTCGTCCCTCCTCCCGGCGCGCCCGGCGCCAGGCCAGGCCCATGCCGGCAAAGCCCGCCAGCCAGAGCCCGCCATGGGACAAAACCAGGGCCTCCATATGCTGCCGGGAGCTGGCCAGATAGCGCTCCAGGGGAACCACGGTGCTGATCCCGCCCCGGACCTCACCCACCTCCACCCCGGTGTCGGCATGGCACTTGAGGCAGGCCTCTTCCATGCGCATCGGCAACATCAACCGGATGGCCGGCCGGCCCTCGACATCACCGACAGCCACCGCCTCGCTGGCACCACGCGAAAAGGCGACCAGAGCCTGCCGCTCCCAGGGATCCGGGGCATTGTCCGGGTTCCGGGGCACCAGGCTGGTGATGTGGCCGCGTCCGCCGCTCTGGTGGCCGTAGGTTTCCATCACCTGTCTCAGCACATAGGCGGGGTTCATGAGGGTGAGAGCCTGGCCATCGGAAGTGACCACATCCCGTCCCGGACCGGCCAGAAAGGGGTTGGGCGGCGTCTCTGCGCCCGGCCTGACATAGACGCCGCCGCGGGAAGCCACCCAGCGGCGCAGAGCGAGATCCTTGTTGATGATGGTTTCCGCCTCGATGCGGGCATGGCGCCCGGCCTCCGCCCGCTCCTCGGCCAGATTCCAGGCCAGCGCCCCGGCGATGCCGACGGTCCACAGGAGCAGGGCCCCGGCGATGGTGCGGCTGACGCCCGGGGACCGGGCAAGATGCGTTGGCTTGGGGGGCGGCAGGGAGGTCATGGCCTCATGGGGAGGAGCGGGAAGAGGGGGGGGCAGGATCACCTTGACCGTCGCAGCAGGCCGGCCCGGACCTCCGCCTGGCTTCCACGCCCACCTTCCA
The Thermodesulfobacteriota bacterium genome window above contains:
- a CDS encoding ATP-binding protein, giving the protein MTSLPPPKPTHLARSPGVSRTIAGALLLWTVGIAGALAWNLAEERAEAGRHARIEAETIINKDLALRRWVASRGGVYVRPGAETPPNPFLAGPGRDVVTSDGQALTLMNPAYVLRQVMETYGHQSGGRGHITSLVPRNPDNAPDPWERQALVAFSRGASEAVAVGDVEGRPAIRLMLPMRMEEACLKCHADTGVEVGEVRGGISTVVPLERYLASSRQHMEALVLSHGGLWLAGFAGMGLAWRRARREEGRRQVAEAALLEQQALLEATVAERTAQWREELAQREQAQQGLETANAELARACADLKQSQSLLVQNEKMAAVGVLAAGIAHEINNPNSFVMSNLQILHKYAGRVQEFLAAGADPERQAELPALRARLKIDAILADLESLVAESLEGTQRIKNIVLNMKQFARREDGDSRLADVNAGLASTLNIVWHELKYKATVQKELGPLPFTRCNLGQLNQVFLNLIMNAVQAIPEQGEITIRSWHDGDQILVAVSDNGHGMAPEIQARIFEPFFTTKEPGKGTGLGLAISYDIVRQHGGEITVASEPGSGTTFTVRLPVQA